One Gossypium arboreum isolate Shixiya-1 chromosome 13, ASM2569848v2, whole genome shotgun sequence genomic window, caatgcgaaaggttaaacaggtatgtactccaagtttatatatgatgcatacgagagcaatctatgggactattcctatgattatgtgacctCGGAtttgtgtgagaggttatgtgaaatcatatgatatatctatgtcacatgagctcacttttatgtgagagtttatctgcctattgtatatgatgagatgtgcatattcggtaaagggatggtatgcccgaaggaagagtgaaataaaaatacgaacaactatgttataatttgattgttatctgttgacactgcttaaaacttactaagcattgtaatgcttactcgctTACTCTGCTTCCTCCGCTTTATAGGTCTCATTGAAGCTAtaggctcgggatcgtcaagaactagtcacactatcactatccactgtttggtactgctatgttttggaatatcttatggcatgtatagaatagactagtagtgagaggatattttggttaatgtataggactactctttcgtttgttggtcatagaccctttgattttgtataaatttagatagccatgcgaaaatggcttgtatacactttggcatggtatcataatcattttgtatgttgttcattaagagatgtggaaatgtttggaatcgattagcccttggaatggttaatcgtgatcatcttttgtgccatgtatgctaaaggggttagttgaatcaaggaaattatgaagtaggtaaaatctaccttaaggacagaggttgacagctgcagtgatgtggatgtgaaaaatcactaaaaatagtaggaatggaattaaatagtgaataaattatgtaaatgaaccttgatgaatctactttcatatggaagaaacgaaacggtcatatgagttgtatgttaagagatatttaggttttcatgaaacagggccagaacagtttctggattccctgttccaactttggaaattaaccagagataattaggagtcatgccatatatgtatagattcctctttgagtctagtttctatagaaacaaacggcatcagtattgaagccctgtacagggagatatccaggtcgtaatgcatgaaggtcagtgtagtcgcaccctgtaacaggggagattttaactaataaactgtactaattggcctgaccaaaaattctataaaaaaaatttgtagatgcatatatgagtctagtttcagggaaaaattacgaaactggttttcgagttttggaactcaagatatgatttttaaagtgacagtgacgcagttagccaactgcctggaaaatttttaaaatggacggtgaaagtgaatggtttaagccgttaacccctcgtgtccgactccggtagcggactcgggtacggggtgttacaatagaattcccgaaaattggggcattacatctGCTCTCTTTTTCCTAATGatgagatattagaaaagatatcttgtgtataatttggggaccataaccctaatatttataactttagaatattagttctaatcaaattctaattagcccatcattaattagaatttgattagaagagtatctacacatatttgacccatactttatttaataattaaaagcccaataaaattctaaccaaattagatcacttttagtttgggctaacctattatgatagtgaataataacatgtaattatcattattatatatgtgatgtctaaATTTTCCAACACTGCACAATGAAAATTAATACTAAAACGTTAGCTAACCTAGGTTAAGGATGACAACCaaccctaactctataaataAGCTCATTAGACACTGTGATAATTTTTTTGTTGAAGAGCATGCAGCTTGTAAACATGCTGCAGCACGTATGCTTGTTGTAACAACAAGGTTTCATTGATTTTCATATTAATACGAAGGGAATTTTGGTCTGCACAATGAAAATTAATACGAAAACGTTAGCTAACCTAGGTTAAGGATGAAAACCaaccctaactctataaataAGCTCATTAGACACTTGTTTAAAGACAGTTTTCATATTCTAAGTTTTTCCCTATaatttagtttttagtttttcttttcttttaggcTTTAGATTTCTTTaccaattatttttatttgtgttCTTTGGAGGACTTGATTTGTAAATATAACCAAACGTTTGAGGATTTCTGCACTTCATCAATAAAATACAATCAGGATTCTCTAaactttattattgatttattttttatgCAAATATTTATTATCAAGTTTATTATGTTTATGTGTTCcgtgaggaactaatcctcttatgtGGGATTAGCGAGTGGAAGTGTGATTGACTAATTATTATGTAAGATTTTCTTGGTGGATCAGCTGATTGGGAGAGGGAGAACTTAAACCATAGGCTTGATGACtctaggaagtcatttaggtgggaattaaACCAAAATTGGTATAGTCTATTCGTAAACACCTTAGCCCCGAACTAGTCTAGACTTGAGGTCGAGAGGTAAGTAGTTCTTACCGACTCGTTAGTTTAGTGGAATATTGAGAGATCTTGCTAAGGTAATAACTAGTTGATTGAATAGAAACCCAAAATAGGAATTTGTTGTGATCAtcgaagcgagctaatcacccatgtcTACATTTGATTAAGTTTAGAAATTAGTTATCTAAAGTCCTTTTTATTTATgcaatttttatttctttatttataaaaccccaaaaatccttcctttatgttttattgtaatataatttatttaaactacTAATTAATTCTATTTACATTTAAGTTAACTTTAATCTAGTACTCGTCTCTTTTGGGTACGATCCTTGGAGTACTTACCTATTttgttgtaaaattatattacaatCTGATCTATATACTTACGGATACTGCCTCAATTTCATATATTTAGttgtagtattcacactctagatGTTAGTACATCCGGAGATGATCAGTAATGTAACTAACAATGTCAAAAGTtgacctaaattttgaaatctaaaaaaaaaaaatgaagtaaaagtataaagactaactTTCTAATTTACGATGAATATAAAAAATATAGGAAAAAAAGGGtaggataaataatttttattaacgAGAACCATAAATAATGTAATGGGATGGttgcataaaataatttcttaatCTTCTAGAGATCCCCTGGTCCTTCTGTTGCCCAGTTATGgtttttttatgcttgaattatcTCTTTTGTGTGTAAGTGCTCTGTTTGGGACCTTTGAAACCTCCTTTTGTAAATTGTTGTTATcaataaaagaaattttgattggcaatttttttttagaaaaataaaacactCTCACCATGAACACTTATCTAGACTCTAGAGACAGCAAAGGCCTTTTTCTTTTTTGCTCGCCTCCAATTTGATTTATATATAATGGattttatttaatcttttaaCAAAAGATACAATAATTAATTACTTCATAgaaagaacatatatatatatatatatataatcccaTAATAAGCAATAACATATCGAAGTAGAACAAATAATGGGATCGGGGAACTCCCATTTGTACAAACAAATAAATGTGGTGGAAAAAGGTAAAAAGCAATCCTCAAAATCAACAGACAAGGTCGACTAAAAACATATTAAACCAAATCCATTATGCAGCAGATAAAAAACAAAGGGGTATTCAAGGAGTAGAAGGAGAAGCAGAAGGTGGTGGAGAGAGGAAAGGAATAGAGGGAATAGCAGTTGGGATTGAGGGCATGCTCGGCAGAGGTGGCAGTGTGGCCCTTGGTACACTTGGCAATGAGGGCAAAGCAGGCATGGTAGGAAGTGGTGGAAGCGCCCCAGGCCTTGGCATTGTTGGTATGGTTGGCTGTGGGATATTAGGGATAGATGGAAATGGTGGGAGTGTTGCTGTAGGCAAAGTTGGCATTGGAGGCAGCTGCTGAAGGTGACGAGTAGCTTGGCCAACCTTAATGCTTG contains:
- the LOC128286783 gene encoding protein PELPK1-like, whose translation is MGYFNCIALAFLMALSFTSIKVGQATRHLQQLPPMPTLPTATLPPFPSIPNIPQPTIPTMPRPGALPPLPTMPALPSLPSVPRATLPPLPSMPSIPTAIPSIPFLSPPPSASPSTP